Proteins encoded within one genomic window of Gemmatimonas sp.:
- a CDS encoding SRPBCC family protein — MTSPLHSAAAPFVLGPPPTGRLVTTVDELVVRAPAQRIFEVAAAVEHWPAYLPHYRYVRFRESRRDGGGIVEMAANRPFGPFNWPTWWLSEMAVNREVPWVRFRHIGGVTTRMDVEWSFTPVDGGTLARIVHVWDGPNWPLIGPFAATQVIAPVFVHGIASRTLAGLAKVAERAS; from the coding sequence ATGACGTCTCCACTGCACTCCGCCGCCGCTCCCTTCGTGCTGGGGCCGCCTCCCACCGGGCGTCTTGTCACCACCGTGGACGAGCTGGTGGTGCGGGCGCCGGCCCAGCGCATCTTCGAGGTGGCAGCGGCGGTGGAGCACTGGCCCGCCTATCTGCCGCACTACCGGTACGTGCGCTTTCGCGAATCGCGACGCGACGGCGGCGGCATCGTGGAGATGGCGGCCAACCGGCCGTTCGGCCCGTTCAACTGGCCCACCTGGTGGCTCTCCGAGATGGCGGTGAATCGCGAGGTGCCGTGGGTGCGTTTCCGGCACATTGGCGGCGTCACGACGCGCATGGACGTGGAGTGGAGTTTCACCCCGGTGGACGGCGGCACACTGGCGCGCATCGTGCACGTGTGGGACGGCCCCAACTGGCCACTCATTGGCCCGTTTGCGGCCACGCAGGTCATTGCCCCGGTGTTCGTGCACGGCATCGCGTCGCGCACCCTGGCGGGGTTGGCGAAGGTCGCGGAGCGCGCCTCATGA
- a CDS encoding flavin reductase family protein: protein MIDSDLFRAVLGRFATGITVITTCDANKTPHGMTVSAFSSLSLSPPLVLVCIGNDATMAPVIDAAHSFAVNVLSAGQEAISRRFAGKVDDRFAGVGYTTGELGDPVLDEVLASLQCRIVARHPAGDHMIVVGEVVAGATYEGKPLLYYRGGYAVLER, encoded by the coding sequence GTGATCGACTCCGACCTGTTCCGCGCCGTCCTCGGCCGTTTTGCCACGGGCATTACGGTCATCACGACCTGCGACGCCAACAAGACGCCGCATGGCATGACGGTGAGCGCCTTCTCGTCGCTGAGCCTGTCGCCGCCGCTGGTGCTGGTGTGTATCGGCAACGATGCCACCATGGCCCCCGTCATCGACGCGGCACACTCGTTTGCGGTGAATGTGCTGAGCGCGGGCCAGGAGGCCATTTCGCGTCGCTTCGCGGGCAAGGTGGACGATCGGTTCGCGGGCGTTGGCTACACCACGGGCGAACTGGGCGACCCGGTGCTCGACGAGGTGCTGGCCTCGCTGCAGTGCCGCATCGTGGCGCGGCATCCCGCGGGCGATCATATGATCGTGGTGGGGGAAGTCGTGGCGGGCGCGACCTACGAAGGGAAGCCGCTGCTCTACTATCGCGGCGGCTACGCCGTGCTCGAGCGGTAG
- a CDS encoding methyltransferase domain-containing protein gives MFIPARRRGSEILDDPNADPALSLRSLRDIALANRFFGGRDAVVNTLRTVLASRPAGDAPLTLLDIGTGLGDIPAAAERVARAQGVALRTIGLERAPLLAGAAAARCTHGLAADAMQLPFATGSIDIVTMSQVLHHFDGAEAEHLLQECTRVARVAVIVGDLRRSWLAVAGLWVSSFALGFHPVSRHDGVLSVLRGYTRDELQALVERATRCPATVRHRLGFRVTAHWSPQYHAP, from the coding sequence GTGTTCATCCCGGCGCGGCGCCGCGGGTCGGAGATACTCGACGACCCGAACGCAGACCCCGCGCTCTCGTTGCGGTCGCTGCGCGACATTGCCCTGGCCAACCGATTCTTCGGCGGCCGCGACGCCGTGGTCAACACCCTGCGCACCGTGCTGGCCTCCCGTCCCGCCGGCGATGCGCCGCTCACGCTGCTCGACATTGGCACCGGGCTGGGCGATATCCCGGCGGCGGCCGAACGGGTGGCGCGCGCGCAGGGCGTGGCGCTGCGCACCATTGGTCTCGAACGGGCGCCGCTGCTGGCGGGCGCGGCGGCGGCGCGCTGTACACACGGGCTGGCCGCCGACGCCATGCAGCTGCCCTTCGCCACCGGCAGCATCGACATCGTGACCATGTCGCAGGTGCTGCACCACTTCGACGGCGCTGAGGCCGAGCACCTGCTGCAGGAGTGCACGCGGGTGGCGCGCGTGGCGGTGATCGTGGGGGATCTGCGACGCAGCTGGCTGGCCGTGGCCGGACTGTGGGTCTCGTCGTTCGCGCTGGGCTTTCACCCGGTGAGTCGCCACGACGGTGTGCTGTCGGTATTGCGCGGGTATACCCGTGACGAGCTACAGGCGCTGGTCGAGCGCGCGACCCGGTGCCCCGCCACGGTTCGGCACCGGCTCGGCTTTCGCGTCACGGCGCACTGGTCACCGCAGTATCATGCACCATGA
- a CDS encoding NAD(P)/FAD-dependent oxidoreductase → MPRVHVLVVGGGPAGSAAAWHCAQAGLDVCLVDRARFPRAKPCAEYVSPEGSRILHAMGALEMLEAQAAPLSGMVVHAPSGDRIHGEFVARHGFRGFRDRGLGVRREVLDTVLLDRARAAGVQVIEQAKVEQLQQHPDGTVTGATLRTPEGERTVHAALVIGADGLRSVVSRRLGLAHQSRWPRRVALVAHYRHVSGVGTLGEMHVTRRGYVGLAAVGDGLVNVALVVPRRHAGDMRDGTEAYLTRWLEAHPTLASRFAGATRVTPVRATGPFASRARRPWHPGAMLTGDAADFYDPFTGEGIYSALRGGELLAEYALSAVRASSREVHVRALRGYERARQQTFGGKWRVEQLIGLAVGMPPLLNHAARVLSRDRDLADLLIGVTGDFVPPSAVLTPRTLLRFLG, encoded by the coding sequence CATGTCCTTGTCGTCGGCGGCGGGCCCGCCGGGAGTGCCGCTGCCTGGCATTGCGCCCAGGCAGGGCTCGACGTGTGCCTGGTGGACCGGGCGCGTTTCCCGCGCGCCAAGCCGTGCGCGGAGTACGTGAGCCCCGAGGGGTCGCGCATTCTGCACGCCATGGGGGCGCTCGAGATGCTCGAGGCGCAGGCCGCCCCACTGTCGGGGATGGTCGTGCACGCCCCGTCCGGCGACCGCATTCACGGCGAGTTCGTGGCGCGCCATGGTTTCCGCGGCTTCCGCGATCGCGGACTCGGGGTCCGACGCGAGGTGCTCGATACCGTACTGCTCGATCGCGCCCGCGCCGCCGGGGTGCAGGTCATCGAGCAGGCCAAGGTGGAGCAGCTACAGCAGCACCCCGACGGGACCGTCACCGGCGCCACCCTGCGCACGCCGGAGGGGGAGCGCACCGTGCACGCCGCGCTGGTGATTGGCGCCGACGGGCTGCGCAGCGTGGTGTCGCGCCGCCTCGGCCTTGCCCACCAGTCGCGCTGGCCGCGCCGCGTGGCGCTGGTGGCACATTACCGCCACGTGAGCGGCGTGGGCACGTTGGGCGAGATGCACGTGACCCGCCGCGGATACGTCGGGCTGGCGGCCGTGGGCGACGGACTGGTCAATGTGGCCCTCGTCGTGCCCCGCCGGCACGCCGGCGACATGCGCGACGGCACGGAAGCGTATCTCACGCGCTGGCTCGAGGCGCACCCCACGCTGGCGTCGCGCTTTGCCGGCGCGACGCGGGTCACCCCCGTGCGCGCGACCGGACCCTTCGCGTCGCGTGCCCGCCGTCCGTGGCACCCGGGGGCCATGCTCACCGGCGATGCCGCCGACTTCTACGATCCGTTCACCGGTGAAGGGATCTACTCGGCGCTGCGCGGTGGCGAACTGCTCGCCGAGTACGCCCTGTCGGCCGTGCGCGCATCGTCACGCGAGGTGCACGTGCGTGCGCTACGCGGCTACGAGCGTGCCCGGCAGCAGACCTTCGGCGGCAAGTGGCGCGTGGAGCAGCTGATCGGACTGGCGGTGGGCATGCCACCGCTGCTCAACCACGCGGCGCGCGTGCTGTCGCGCGATCGTGATCTCGCCGACCTGCTCATTGGCGTGACCGGCGATTTCGTCCCGCCAAGTGCCGTCCTCACTCCCCGCACCTTGCTGCGCTTTCTCGGATGA